The following are from one region of the Tachysurus fulvidraco isolate hzauxx_2018 chromosome 15, HZAU_PFXX_2.0, whole genome shotgun sequence genome:
- the eftud2 gene encoding 116 kDa U5 small nuclear ribonucleoprotein component produces the protein METELYDEFGNYIGPDLDSDEDEDVEAEDRDAAEADEDEEDEDQVDGEEEGGGMEVVLHEDKKYYPTAEEVYGPEVETIVQEEDTQPLTEPIIKPVRTKQFTLTEQELPATVYDMEFLADLMDSSELIRNVTLCGHLHHGKTCFVDCLIEQTHPEIRKRDDADLRYTDILFTEQERGVGIKSTPVTMVLPDSRGKSYLFNIMDTPGHVNFSDEVTAGIRLSDGIVLFIDAAEGVMLNTERLIKHVVQERLAITICINKIDRLILELKLPPTDAYYKLRHIVDEVNAMLSTYTTDESLVVSPLLGNVCFASSQYSTCFTLGSFAKIYSDTYGDINYNEFAKRLWGDIYFNPKTRKFTKKAPNSNSQRSFVEFVLEPLYKILSQVVGDVDTSLPRVLDELGIHLTKEELKLNIRPLLRLVCNRFFGEFTGFVDMCVQHIPSPHRGARAKIEHSYTGGLDSDLAEAMTECDSDGPLMCHTTKMYSTDDGVQFHAFGRVLSGTLQAGQPVKVLGENYTLEDEEDSQICTIGRLWISVARYQIEVNRVPAGNWVLIEGCDQPIVKTATITEPRGNEEAQIFRPLKFNTASVIKIAVEPVNPSELPKMLDGLRKVNKSYPSLTTKVEESGEHVILGTGELYLDCVMHDLRKMYSEIDIKVADPVVTFCETVVETSSLKCFAETPNKKNKITMIAEPLEKGLAEDIENEVVQITWNRKKLGEFFQTKYDWDLLAARSIWAFGPDTTGPNILVDDTLPSEVDKALLGSVKDSIVQGFQWGTREGPLCDEPIRNVKFKILDAVIAQEPLHRGGGQVIPTARRVVYSAFLMATPRLMEPYYFVEVQAPADCVSAVYTVLARRRGHVTQDAPIPGSPLYTIKAFIPAIDSFGFETDLRTHTQGQAFALSVFHHWQIVPGDPLDKSIVIRPLEPQPAPHLAREFMIKTRRRKGLSEDVSISKFFDDPMLLELAKQDVVLNYPM, from the exons ATGGAGACAGAGCTGTACGACGAATTCGGGAACTACATCGGGCCGGATCTGGACTCCGATGAGGATGAGGACGTCGAGGCAGAGGACAGAGATGCTGCCGAG GCggatgaggatgaagaggacGAAGACCAGGTTGACGGCGAAGAGGAGGGCGGTGGCATGGAGGTCGTTTTGCACGAGGATAAAAAGTATTATCCGACTGCAGAGGAAGTCTATGGGCCCGAGGTGGAGACCATCGTTCAAGAGGAGGACACGCAACCGCTTACTG AGCCCATTATAAAGCCTGTAAGGACGAAGCAGTTCACTCTTACGGAGCAGGAGCTGCCAGCTACGGTTTATGACATGGA GTTTCTGGCTGATTTGATGGACAGCTCTGAGCTGATTAGAAACGTCACACTGTGTGGTCATTTACACCACGGCAAG aCATGCTTTGTGGACTGCTTGATTGAACAGACTCATCCAGAAATCCGTAAGAGAGACGACGCAGAC CTGCGCTACACAGATATTCTTTTCACCGAACAAGAG AGAGGAGTCGGCATTAAGAGCACACCAGTGACGATGGTACTCCCTGACTCAAGAGGGAAATCCTACCTGTTTAACATCATGGACACTCCAG GTCACGTGAACTTCTCGGACGAGGTAACAGCCGGAATCAGGCTTTCAGACGGGATCGTGCTGTTCATCGACGCCGCCGAGGGG GTGATGCTGAACACCGAGCGTCTGATAAAGCACGTCGTGCAGGAGCGTCTGGCCATCACCATCTGCATTAATAAAATAGACCGGCTGATCTTGGAGCTGAAACTCCCTCCCACCGACGCCTACTACAAACTGCGCCACATTGTCGACGAGGTCAACGCCATGCTCAG CACGTATACAACTGATGAGTCTCTGGTAGTGTCTCCTCTTCTGGGCAATGTGTGTTTCGCCTCCTCACAGTACAGCACCTGCTTTACTCTCGGGTCATTTGCCAAGATCTACTCTGATACTTatg GTGACATAAACTACAACGAGTTTGCAAAGAGACTCTGGGGAGACATCTACTTCAACCCCAAGAC GAGGAAGTTCACTAAAAAAGCCCCTAACAGTAACTCGCAGCGCAGCTTCGTCGAGTTCGTGCTTGAGCCGCTCTACAAGATCCTCTCGCAG GTGGTCGGGGATGTGGACACATCACTGCCCCGTGTATTGGATGAATTGGGGATCCACCTGACCAAAGAGGAGCTGAAACTCAATATCCGGCCTCTGCTGAGACTCGTCTGCAACCGCTTCTTTGGCGAATTCACAG GTTTTGTAGACATGTGTGTGCAGCACATCCCGTCTCCTCATAGGGGCGCCAGAGCCAAGATCGAGCACAGCTACACCGGAGGACTGGACTCGGATCTGGCTGAGGCCATGACGGAGTGTGACTCTGAT ggTCCGTTAATGTGTCACACCACTAAGATGTACAGCACAGACGACGGAGTGCAGTTCCACGCCTTTGGTCGGGTTCTGAGCGGGACGCTGCAGGCGGGGCAGCCGGTGAAAGTTCTGGGAGAGAATTACACTCTGGAGGATGAAGAGGACTCACAGATCTGTACCATCGGACGCCTCTGGATCTCCGTAGCCAG gtatcaGATTGAGGTGAATCGTGTCCCTGCTGGCAATTGGGTGCTAATTGAAGGCTGTGACCAGCCCATTGTGAAAACAGCCACCATCACAGAGCCTCGGGGAAATGAAGAG gctCAGATCTTCAGGCCACTGAAGTTCAACACTGCTTCGGTCATCAAAATTGCTGTGGAGCCTGTCAATCCGTCTGAGCTGCCCAAGATGTTGGATGGACTGAGAAAAGTAAATAAGAGCTATCCATCCCTTACAACcaag gtggaggAATCTGGAGAGCATGTTATCCTGGGTACAGGTGAACTATACCTGGACTGCGTAATGCACGACCTGAGAAAGATGTACTCCGAGATCGACATCAAG GTAGCTGACCCTGTAGTGACCTTTTGCGAAACCGTGGTGGAAACATCTTCTCTCAAGTGCTTTGCTGAAACACCCAATAAAAA gAACAAGATCACGATGATTGCAGAGCCTCTGGAGAAAGGCCTTGCTGAAGACATAGAGAACGAGGTGGTGCAGATTACATGGAACAG AAAGAAGTTAGGAGAGTTCTTCCAGACCAAGTATGACTGGGATTTGCTGGCTGCTCGTTCTATCTGGGCTTTTGGACCCGACACCACAGGACCCAACATCTTAGTAGATGACACGCTGCCCTCTGAG gTGGACAAAGCCCTCCTTGGCTCAGTGAAGGACAGCATCGTTCAGGGCTTCCAGTGGGGAACTAGAGAAGGTCCCCTGTGTGATGAAC CCATTCGCAACGTGAAGTTTAAGATCCTGGACGCGGTCATCGCTCAGGAGCCGTTACACAGAGGAGGTGGCCAGGTCATCCCTACCGCACGAAGAGTCGTGTATTCAGCCTTCCTCATG GCTACACCCAGGCTGATGGAGCCCTATTATTTTGTGGAGGTTCAGGCTCCGGCTGATTGTGTGTCTGCTGTTTACACTGTACTGGCACGCAGGAG aggTCATGTGACGCAGGATGCACCAATTCCCGGTTCTCCCCTGTACACAATCAAGGCTTTCATTCCTGCAATCGACTCGTTTGGGTTCGAGACCGAtctgcgtacacacacacagggacaggcCTTCGCACTGAGTGTGTTCCATCACTggcag ATCGTTCCTGGTGATCCCCTGGACAAGAGCATCGTGATTCGGCCATTAGAGCCTCAGCCCGCTCCTCATCTAGCCAGAGAGTTCATGATCAAAACTCGTAGACGCAAG GGTTTGAGCGAAGACGTCAGCATCAGCAAGTTCTTCGACGATCCTATGTTGTTGGAGCTGGCCAAGCAGGACGTGGTGTTGAACTACCCCATGTGA